Proteins from a genomic interval of Rosa chinensis cultivar Old Blush chromosome 2, RchiOBHm-V2, whole genome shotgun sequence:
- the LOC112186416 gene encoding probable galacturonosyltransferase-like 10, with protein MFQRTIFLVLFFLLASLITINPTHAIRSFPERVGFSISHQFSEAPEYTNGFSCPVLGGDSFPKTCDPSLVHIAMTIDSEYLRGTIAAVHSVLKHASCPENSFFHFIASDSSPVSSEDLTRVVRSTFPSLSFRVYQFKESLVRHLISSSIRQALDNPLNYARSYLADLLDSCVERVIYLDSDVIVVDDIAKLWRITLSGSRVIGAPEYCHANFTKYFSNGFWADTEMSRVFEGKSACYFNTGVMVMDLVRWREGDYTRTIESWMEIQKEKRIYELGSLPPFLLVFGGDVEPIHHRWNQHGLGGDNVVNSCRSLHPGPVSLLHWSGKGKPWSRLDLGEACLVDFLWRPYDLYRHNDHHLHHHHHQHNLQLLDVL; from the coding sequence ATGTTTCAAAGAACCATCTTCTTGGTTCTCTTCTTCTTGCTCGCTTCTTTGATCACCATTAATCCCACACATGCAATCCGATCATTCCCGGAAAGAGTAGGGTTTTCCATCTCGCACCAATTCTCGGAGGCTCCCGAGTACACCAATGGATTCAGCTGCCCTGTTTTGGGTGGAGACAGCTTTCCAAAGACGTGTGATCCCTCTCTTGTTCATATTGCAATGACTATTGATTCCGAGTACTTGAGAGGCACCATAGCTGCAGTCCACTCTGTTCTCAAGCACGCTTCTTGCCCTGAAAACAGTTTCTTCCACTTCATCGCCTCGGATTCCAGTCCGGTGAGTTCCGAAGACCTTACTCGAGTTGTCCGCTCCACGTTTCCTTCTCTCAGTTTCAGAGTTTATCAGTTCAAGGAGAGCCTAGTCCGTCATCTGATTTCATCTTCCATTCGTCAAGCTCTTGATAACCCCTTGAACTACGCAAGAAGCTACTTAGCCGATTTGCTAGACTCCTGCGTCGAGCGTGTGATCTATTTAGACTCTGATGTTATAGTTGTTGATGATATAGCCAAGCTGTGGAGGATAACTTTATCAGGGTCCAGAGTTATTGGTGCTCCGGAGTATTGTCACGCAAATTTCACAAAGTACTTTTCGAATGGATTTTGGGCGGATACGGAAATGTCCAGAGTTTTTGAAGGGAAAAGTGCTTGTTATTTCAATACAGGTGTGATGGTGATGGACTTGGTGAGATGGAGAGAGGGTGATTACACGCGGACGATTGAGAGTTGGATGGAGATTCAGAAGGAGAAGAGGATTTACGAGCTGGGTTCTCTACCGCCTTTTTTGTTGGTCTTCGGTGGAGATGTAGAGCCTATTCACCACAGATGGAACCAACATGGGCTTGGTGGTGATAATGTGGTGAATAGTTGCAGGTCTTTGCATCCAGGTCCTGTGAGCTTGTTGCATTGGAGTGGGAAAGGGAAGCCATGGTCAAGGCTTGATTTGGGAGAGGCTTGCCTGGTTGATTTTCTATGGAGGCCTTATGATCTCTACAGACACAATGATCATCAtcttcaccaccaccatcatcaaCACAATCTACAGCTATTGGACGTTTTGTAG
- the LOC112186420 gene encoding eukaryotic initiation factor 4A-3, whose product MSFDQMNLKDELLRGIYNYGFEKPSAIQQRAIRPIIEGRDVIAQAQSGTGKTSMIALASCQTVDTSSREVQVLILSPTRELAAQTEKVILAMGNYMSIQAHSCIGGKSVGEDIRKLENGVQVVSGTPGRVHDMIQRGSLRTRHIKLLILDESDEMLSRGFKKKIYEVYRHLQDTLQVCLISATLPNEILEMTNKFMTDPIRILVKRDELTLEGIKQFFVAVEKEDWKFDTLCDLYDTLTITQAVIFCNTRRKVDWLTEKMRTSNFAVSAMHGDMPQKERDAIMKEFQKGLSRVLITTDVWARGIDVQQVSLVINYDLPNNRELYIHRIGRSGRFGRKGVAINFVKKDDIRILRDIEQYYSTQIDEMPMNVADLL is encoded by the exons ATGAGCTTCGATCAGATGAACCTCAAGGACGAGCTCCTCCGAGGCATCTACAACTACGGCTTCGAGAAGCCCTCCGCCATCCAGCAAAGGGCCATCAGACCCATAATCGAGGGCCGCGACGTCATAGCTCAGGCTCAATCTGGCACTGGAAAGACCTCCATGATTGCCCTAGCTTCTTGCCAAACCGTCGACACCTCCTCCAGAGA GGTTCAGGTGTTGATATTGTCTCCAACGAGGGAATTGGCTGCACAGACAGAGAAAGTGATACTGGCAATGGGAAACTACATGAGTATTCAAGCGCATTCCTGCATTGGAGGCAAAAGCGTGGGTGAGGATATCAGAAAGCTAGAGAACGGAGTTCAGGTGGTGTCTGGAACTCCCGGTAGAGTCCATGACATGATTCAGAGGGGAAGTCTACGCACTCGACACATCAAACTACTAATTCTTGATGAATCTGATGAGATGTTGAGCAGAGGCTTCAAGAAGAAAATTTACGAAGTCTACAGACATCTACAAGATACCCTACAAGTTTGCTTGATCTCCGCGACGCTCCCTAATGAAATTTTGGAGATGACCAACAAATTCATGACCGATCCTATAAGGATCCTGGTTAAACGTGACGAGCTGACTTTGGAG ggaatcaagcaatttttCGTTGCAGTTGAAAAAGAAGATTGGAAGTTTGATACTCTGTGCGATCTCTATGATACCCTTACGATCACACAAGCTGTTATTTTCTGCAACACAAGGCGAAAAGTGGACTGGCTTACTGAAAAGATGAGGACTAGTAACTTTGCTGTGTCGGCAATGCATGGAGACATGCCTCAGAAGGAGAGAGATGCTATTATGAAGGAGTTTCAGAAAGGTCTTTCACGAGTCCTCATCACAACTGATGTTTGGGCTCGGGGCATCGATGTTCAGCAGGTTTCGCTGGTTATCAACTACGATCTTCCAAATAATCGAGAGCTATACATACATAGGATTGGTCGTTCGGGTCGATTTGGACGAAAGGGTGTGGCAATAAACTTTGTCAAGAAAGATGATATCAGGATCTTAAGAGACATTGAACAGTACTACAGTACACAGATTGACGAGATGCCCATGAATGTGGCTGATTTACTATGA
- the LOC112186417 gene encoding uncharacterized protein LOC112186417, whose amino-acid sequence MAAAARAFTLSRLTDLSLKPRHPQPPPPPVSRHHLLARPLLPSFRAQRRRLACSASTIRCLISGVDGGGVSDEFVSTRKSGFDRGFSVIANMLKRIEPLDSSVISKGVSDSAKDSMKQTISTMLGLLPSDQFSVTVRVSRAPLDRLLASSIITGYTLWNAEYRISLIRNFDISTENSVALYGSKIDGSSETVDGEERGSENGFGASNQYLGSTAPQVFGDLSPEALNYIQRLQSELTNVKEELKAQKQENMQLEYDTGHRNDLLDYLRSLDSSMVTELSRPSSLEVEEIIHQLVQNILQRFFKDGESSEFEEDLVKANIENVLDSDGELCDTVGTSRDYLAKLLFWCMLLGHHLRGLENRLHLSCVVGLL is encoded by the exons ATGGCGGCCGCAGCTCGGGCTTTCACTCTCTCTCGCCTCACCGACCTGTCACTCAAGCCCCGCCACCCACAACCACCACCGCCTCCAGTTTCCCGCCACCACCTCCTCGCCCGCCCATTACTCCCCTCCTTCCGCGCCCAACGGCGTCGTCTGGCCTGCTCGGCTTCCACAATCCGATGCCTCATCTCCGGCGTCGACGGCGGCGGCGTGTCCGACGAGTTCGTCTCGACGCGGAAGTCCGGCTTCGACCGCGGATTTTCCGTTATCGCCAATATGCTGAAGCGGATTGAGCCGCTGGACAGCTCCGTCATCTCCAAAGGCGTTTCCGATTCCGCTAAGGACTCGATGAAGCAGACCATCTCTACTATGCTCGGATTGCTGCCGTCCGATCAGTTCTCCGTCACCGTTAGGGTTAGCAGAGCTCCCCTTGATCGCCTCCTCGCCTCTTCCATAATCACCGG GTATACACTGTGGAACGCGGAGTATCGGATATCGTTGATAAGGAATTTTGACATTTCTACGGAGAATTCTGTGGCTTTGTATGGGTCGAAGATAGATGGGAGTTCGGAGACGGTGGATGGTGAGGAAAGGGGTAGCGAGAATGGATTTGGGGCGAGTAATCAATACCTGGGCTCAACAGCTCCTCAAGTTTTCGGGGATTTGTCTCCGGAGGCTTTGAATTACATCCAGAGGTTGCAATCGGAGTTAACTAATGTTAAGGAG GAACTGAAAGCTCAAAAGCAGGAAAATATGCAATTAGAATATGACACAGGACACAGAAATGATTTGTTGGATTATCTCCGGTCCTTGGATTCTAGTATG GTGACTGAGCTATCTCGGCCTTCATCATTAGAGGTGGAGGAGATTATACACCAACttgttcaaaatatattgcaGAGATTCTTCAAAGATGGAGAATCCTCAGAATTCGAGGAAGATTTAGTTAAAGCGAATatagagaatgttctagattctGATGGCGAACTTTGTGATACTGTAGGAACTTCACGAGATTACCTAGCGAAGCTTCTTTTCTG GTGTATGTTGTTAGGTCATCATTTGAGAGGCTTGGAGAACAGATTACATTTGAGTTGTGTTGTTGGATTGTTGTAA
- the LOC112186414 gene encoding paired amphipathic helix protein Sin3-like 1: MRLYTTFLEPMLGIPSRPHGSEDDEDVDKARKGPMNCTASSNGESDGSPGGETTMVNFKQPKSGGNEDENALADGASSRNSLANGDTLAKEDGSCDADNACRDDSICNNIWVEKEVKEQKNMSIPDKMHGSSKPVASIDRVGNSNASFAVGGENNHGRISLEVTSGSVATTLRPYDSIIENEQSKKTNTDTAVPSSEGGDIVKPASFGNGVITESTKVNSRHEESVGPSKIEKEEGELSPIGDYGEDNFVVSGDAGVLALPKENHGVER; encoded by the exons ATGAGACTTTATACTACCTTTTTGGAGCCAATGTTGGGTATTCCTTCTCGGCCTCATGGTTCAgaggatgatgaagatgtggaCAAAGCTAGGAAGGGGCCTATGAATTGTACTGCATCAAGCAATGGAGAAAGTGATGGAAGTCCTGGTGGTGAGACTACCATGGTAAATTTTAAGCAGCCTAAATCTGGGGGTAATGAAGATGAAAATGCTTTAGCAGATGGGGCAAGTTCTAGGAATAGTTTGGCTAATGGGGATACCTTAGCCAAAGAAGATGGCAGTTGCGACGCAGATAATGCCTGCAGGGATGATTCAATCTGTAATAACATTTGGGTAGAGAAAGAAGTcaaagaacaaaagaatatgAGTATCCCTGATAAAATGCATGGGTCAAGTAAACCGGTTGCCTCCATTGATCGAGTAGGCAATTCCAATGCATCATTTGCAGTTGGAGGAGAAAATAACCACGGAAGAATCAGCTTGGAAGTGACATCAG GGTCTGTTGCAACTACCTTAAGACCCTACGACTCCATTATTGAAAATGAGCAGTCAAAGAAAACTAATACTGACACTGCTGTTCCTTCATCAGAG GGTGGTGATATTGTAAAACCTGCTTCATTTGGTAATGGGGTGATTACAGAAAGCACTAAAGTCAACAGTCGTCATGAAGAATCTGTTGGGCCCTCTAAAATTGAGAAGGAAGAAGGTGAATTATCACCTATCGGTGATTATGGGGAGGATAACTTCGTTGTCTCTGGAGACGCTGGGGTGCTGGCTTTGCCTAAGGAAAACCATGGTGTTGAAAGGTAA